A stretch of Plasmodium chabaudi chabaudi strain AS genome assembly, chromosome: 14 DNA encodes these proteins:
- a CDS encoding ATP-dependent RNA helicase DRS1, putative has protein sequence MEDEIEKESKECSDLNDDEMGEEMEREEKENLLIEKNTLWSDLHISRPLLKVLYELKFENPTYIQKDVIPLALEGKSILANSETGSGKTLAFVLPMLERLLYSPNIKLRKENRKSVNITKALILLPTRELAMQCYDVINSLIKYSPITCSLFCGGIDPKEQENEYKKKKDIFVCTPGRILDLLLNSSNDFIDYLEIVIFDEADKLLELGFKEECLKILDVCKFKKQILFFSATLTKDIKELANFSLRNPIFIQSENKNKDDKNKQTNKNLKSFKISENLHQEFLNIINEKYRKATLLHLCNEVYKNHCIIFFKTRKETHLMYILLKLLDFKCEELHGLMSQKKRIESILKFKNQEVDFLLCTELASRGIDIDHVKYVVNYSLPASVVKYVHRIGRTARIGKKGTACTFFLPKEKENVKKIIKGVKKNNNSKIYKRVISEEKILHWDSIIKKNKNKIKEILENENVEKEIEKSNISINKIKNLITFKDEIYNRPKKTWFISSKEKSKLRKMNFKNGIMKSDGYLNKDREEKVGSNKPNEDNNNRSKKHNSNDNTKKKNKNKRKLDDEEEDEEDEEHDMKKKLKSYRSIIRDLKLNILPNKKDKNNKFKLNKKDENDRKGDFKIHKNFNKNKGNMNKKRK, from the coding sequence aTGGAAGACGAAATTGAGAAGGAAAGCAAAGAATGTAGCGATTTAAATGATGATGAGATGGGTGAGGAAATGGAAAGAGAAGagaaagaaaatttattgatcgaaaaaaatacattatgGAGTGATCTACATATTTCAAGACCACTACTAAAAGTATTATACGAACTAAAGTTTGAAAATCcaacatatatacaaaaagaTGTTATTCCATTAGCATTGGAAGGGAAAAGTATTTTAGCTAACTCAGAAACTGGGTCAGGTAAAACATTAGCATTTGTATTACCAATGTTAGAAAGATTATTGTATAGtccaaatataaaattaagaaaagaaaatagaaaaagtgtaaatataacaaaagcATTAATACTTTTACCAACTAGGGAACTAGCTATGCAATGTTATGATGTCATAAAtagtttaataaaatattcaccGATAACTTGTTCTCTGTTTTGTGGTGGTATAGATCCAAAGGAAcaagaaaatgaatataaaaaaaagaaagacaTATTTGTATGTACACCTGGTAGAATTTtagatttattattaaattcgtCGAATGATTTTATAGATTATTTAGAAATAGTAATTTTTGATGAAGCagataaattattagaaTTAGGTTTTAAAGAGGAgtgtttaaaaatattagatgtttgtaaatttaaaaaacagatattatttttttcagcaACCTTAacaaaagatataaaagaGCTAgctaatttttcattacgTAATcctatatttattcaatctgaaaataaaaataaagatgataaaaataaacaaacgaataagaatttaaaaagttttaaaatatctGAAAATTTGCATCaagaatttttaaatatcattaatgaaaaatatagaaaagcAACTCTTTTACATTTATGTAATGaggtatataaaaatcattgtataatattttttaagacTAGAAAGGAAACGCatttaatgtatatattattaaaattgctTGATTTCAAATGTGAAGAATTACATGGTTTGATGTCACAAAAGAAGAGAATTGAatctatattaaaatttaaaaatcaGGAGGtagattttttattatgtactGAATTAGCATCAAGAGGAATAGATATAGATCATGTAAAATATGTCGTTAATTATAGTCTACCTGCTAGTGTAGTAAAATATGTGCATAGGATAGGTAGAACAGCAAGAATAGGAAAGAAGGGAACAGCTTGTACTTTTTTCCTACCTAAAGAAAAAGAgaatgtgaaaaaaataatcaaaggtgtaaaaaaaaataataattcaaaaatatataaaagagtTATAtcagaagaaaaaatattacattgggatagtataataaaaaaaaacaaaaataaaataaaagaaattttggaaaatgaaaatgttgaAAAAGAGATagaaaaatcaaatatatcaattaataaaattaaaaatttaattacatttaaagatgaaatatataatagacCTAAAAAAACATGGTTCATATCAAGTAaagaaaaatcaaaattgagaaaaatgaacttcaaaaatggaataatGAAATCGGATggatatttaaataaagatagGGAAGAAAAAGTAGGAAGCAATAAACCAAatgaagataataataatcgtagtaaaaaacataatagtaatgataatacaaaaaagaaaaataaaaataaaagaaaattagaTGATGAGGAGGAGGATGAAGAAGATGAAGAACAcgatatgaaaaaaaaactaaaaagTTATCGTTCAATTATAAGAGATTTAaagttaaatattttaccaaacaaaaaagataagaataacaaatttaaattgaataaaaaagatgaaaacGATCGTAAGGGCGATTTtaaaattcataaaaattttaataaaaataagggGAACATGAACAAAAAGCGAAAATAA